A window of Ciconia boyciana chromosome 9, ASM3463844v1, whole genome shotgun sequence genomic DNA:
tgctgggggaggaggaggaagcggTGGAGCACACAAATTAAATGGGCCAAGAGCCTGGACACAATAATCTATCAGCTGCATCACCAGCAGAGTGAAGCTGTGAGATGGAAATacatccttcccctctgccatgTGCATAGCCCGGTCACAGGAGGGTGCTCAGCTGTGAGCAACAGCTTCCTTTCAGTAAGAGCAACCATGCACAAATTTAATTCGCCCATTATTTTAACTGCTGAGGGGGACTGAGTGAGATGCAGGGAGCACAGGGCCCTCATTCTGCTGCAAGGGGCAGGTCTTGGCAGCAGCCGAGATGCTGGGgcagctcccaccccagcctctgccctgcagctaaggacccttcctccccagggagagaaaaagctgtGAAGATGCTCATCTTATCTAACAGAAGAGAGATCTCAAATGTATCATGACTCACTCACCTTTCaaagctgtcaaaaaaaaaatccccaaaacccaacacatcTTAAAAGGTGGAGGAAGGAAATCAAAGGAAAAGTAGTGGCTGAAGGTTTGGTTTCTGGTTTGGTACGTGTGCAGGAAGGCAGCCAGACACAGACGGGAGCTCAGTCTGGACAGGCTGTGGCCACAGCCCACTCCTACCCTGTTCCTGGTATCCATCCATCAGCCCTGCTGGGAAGGCAAGCACAGCACTCTGAAACCAAGAGTGAATGGACCCGGCACCAGCAAAGCATCACTGCCATCTCGGTTAGCCGGGGTGATGTGCCCGCTCAGCCGGAAGGATGGACTGCGACAGAAGCCATTCGCTTGGGGTAGTGCTGCCTCTCTTGGCCTCTCCTGGGGAGGAAGTTTTGGGAAGTTTCCCCAACTGGGGGAAATCATCTCCTCAAAGGAGATGACTCCCATTCTCCATTCCCCTGGCACAGGTGGAGGAGATGGTAGTTGGGTCTGTATAGCTAGAGAGGTGTTTCTATTTGCTGTTTGCACAGAAAGTTTCTGTTCTCTTGTGATCTGTCCTTGTTATCTCATCCTCCAGATTAGAAAGGATTAGATACTGGAATATGCTGTGAGATTTTTGGAGTCACTGAGGGCCATCTCAGGTGTGAAGATGTCCCTGTCTCATTAAAAAGTCGCTTTCCATCTTAAAAATGGGGTCTTTTTGCTCCTGTGCTCTGAATATGGTGCTGGTCCAGAGCCACACAATGTAATAGGATCATCACAGGATAACTCAGgtaggggaggaggagaggacatGTGGAGGTcatcctgctccaagcaggagGATTGATGAGGAAGGTCCTCCCACTTTCCCAACATGTCCTTCGTGACCACTTGTCTTTGTGCAGGACGTGCTTCTTGCTCCCCTCAATCTTATCCATGTTCTGGATGTCTTGTTGTTGAGTTTACTAATGTAACATCTGAATTTCAAACCAAATAAGTGCACTTTCCCAGGCTGTACAACCTGGGACACAGAGAGCGTTAGTCTACTTCGAAGAAGAGGTGGCAGATTTTGCAAGACTCCAGTAAATTGGGATGGGAAAAATATCAGGATCAAAGACAGCTGGTCCGAGAGAAGCTCCAAACCAGCCAATGCGGGTTTTGCCTGTGTGGTTCAACCGCTGGCTGGCTGCCGCCTGTACACTGCCTGTAAAGTTACCAAATGACAAAGGATTTGCCAGAACTGGCATCGCAAATGTGAATTACCAGAAGAGAAACCAGCTTTAGGTGTGCTGAGCACATTGCTAAGTCCTCTCTGTTTAGACATTGCGCCCCAATTGAGTTCAAAGCGTGGATTGTGGCAATGATAGGCAAACACTCAAGCTCTGTCCAAACAAGGTCCAGAGGTTTAGATGCTCAGCATTTAGGTGCTTGCAAAATATGTTGACCCCTGAGGCTCATGATAAAATCTAAAGCTCTCTTTGAAAGTTAAGTGTTTAACATGAAGGAGCTGGTGTCCCATTGATCTGCTGCCAGTGTTTTAACAAGGGGATGCCACAAGTATTTCCCTGTGTGAATTTTGCACAGTGAATGGGGAGAGACTATAGAAttcattttctcatgtttgCACAAAGAAGGATTTTCCAGTCAGCATCAAGAAGAGAGAGGGCAGCAGTgtgaaaagtaaagaaaagaataatgtctatgtgcattaaaaattgtaaataaatgcaaatcCTTGTGCCTATAAAATCAAGGTCTGTGTATGATTCAGGGAGAGTTTATCCTAGAAGTGGGGAGAGGAAGCCCACAGCTCTTCTCCTccagggaatatttttttttattattgacaCTTTAGACAATCTGGTGCTcttctaaatataattttattagcATGAGAAGCCACTTGGCAGCAGGAAACTAATGCTGGTGAGTTCACAGTTTTCAAGACAAAGCGTTCTCTCAGAACAAAGAGACTGATTTGGAAAGAAGAGCCTCGCAGCTTCTGCCTAAAACCAGCCTCCACCTGCCATCTTCTTGTTGCAGGCTTAAATGGAGCAATATTCCCTAGCCTCAGCTTGTTTGTCTCTGGTTTCCAAAGGAGATGAGGCATATGCAGTCACGCTGTTCACCAGCTCTCCTGTCACCCTCCCACAATAACCTCCGAGAGAGGAAGGAACATGTCTATGGAGGCTGGGTAAAGAATAAGGCACCCGCTGTCACCCACCCCCTGGGATGGGGAAAATTGGGCAGGAGCCCACAAGAGGTTGTGCTGCTTGGCTGCCTGGCAGGCATGGATCAATTTGTCAGGCAGGACGGGGACTGaagagctgtggctgctggggacaggaggacACAGCCCACAGGAGCTGTGGGAATCACCGCTCCAGCGCAGGGAGCGCCTTGCTTCCCGGGAGGAGGGTGATGTAATAGCACAGTATAGCGAAGCCACGCGTTAGGCTCTAGCACGGCTGTATCAAAGCGCTTTTCTGGGTATTATGGAAAAAGGAATCCAGCCAAAGAATCGTgctgagttttattttattgagcAGAGACGACAGAGTTGAGGACAAGCTGCTCCAGTGTCCATGCACAGGCGTCTGCGGCCATTGCTGACGGGGGCTCAGCTGTTGCTGCTTGGTGACAGTGAGGATTCAGCATTTCCCCAGGTGCTTCAATCTTATTTTCCCTCCACTTCTCCTGCAAAAGGAGCAAGACAGACTTAGACAAAGCAGTGTATGACAGACACACCAGTGTGGGACAAGGAGCTCATCCGTCCAAACGGGACCATTTGCCTGATGCATGCTAGTGTACCCTGGTGCCTCACAGGGAATATCAAGCCATTTTATCCTCTCCTTGCTCTTCTCTGATTTCCCCTAGGGTAAGGCAGTCTTGAGTGTGCACCAAATGTTAAGGACTGCTAAGGAAAACCCGATGGTTTGCAAACACATTCAGTCCAGGGGTGCTGGCTCCTATTGCATCTCCTTTAAAAGGTGGCAGAgctcaggaaaaggagaaactCAGGTTCTTCCTCTGGGATTTTGTCTTATTCCACAAAGTCTATTCAGACTTTTCAGGAATAATTTGGCACGGCTGAGCTCCTGCATTCCTCCAGACACTTCTCAGTATCCAGAAGTGTGGGCAGTGAGAGTTGCAGCCTGTGGCATATAGTGGGAAATGTGCATCAATTTAGTGTGTGCAGAAGGTACAGGCAGGATGCAATTGCCTCCCAGGCCCCGTGCTGCCTCTCGGTGTGGCAACCAGCAGCATGCAAGGcctagaaataaattaaaattaacttgCTCACACAGCTCTGTTCCAAGGAGGAAATATTCGACTTGGCACAATTCAGGGGCTGGTCCGTACAAGAGGAGCAGCCTGGATGCAGGGCCTCCCCTCCATGAAGAACATCGGTACATATGTGGAAGTGGAGCCAACTCTCTGTGTTATTTCAAACCCCTCTACTTTTACTTACAGCACTGCCTTGCAGAAGGCACACTTGTTTCCGTACGTGATGCCATCCGTGCCGCAGTGAGGGTTGGACTCCCTCGTGCAGTACACACTTCTGTTTACAAACTCCCTACAAATCtgcaaaaggaataaaaaaaacaacctttcaGGACTCCCATactctttctttcactttccaAATTGGAATCAAGGTCACTAATATAATGTTTTTTCTGACAAGAGGACTAAAGCGGCAGTGATGACACTGCCtattcactgaaagaaaaagccctgtCAGAAATGAGCAGAAGCAGTGTTTCAGGGGAATTTCTGCTCCATGTTTGAGGAGGAAAATTGTAGTCACCTGGGAGAAGTCTTGATCTCCCGAAGACACGGGTGGATTAGCCTAGGCATGTAGGAGAAGAGTCAGCACTGATGTTCTTTCAGGCATTTGGCGCCAAGTTAGCTCACTGTTGCATGGCTTCATGCATCTTGCGAAACTGTACACTCGGTTTGGTGCTTGCTGAGCTTTCTGCCTTCCCAGTGGAAGGAGGAGAACCCCATAGTCTATGGGGAATTAAAAATGGTGTCCAGGAAATGTACATCTCTGGACAAGTCCCAGTGATGGACCTTGTTTGGGGGAATAAAACACTCTGAATAGTCTATTTGTTTCATGAGAAGATTGGATAGTGGAGCAAAGTGGACAAAAGTGGTGCTGCGTACAAACACAACCCTGTGCAAGCACCCTGGACCTAATCACGGGAAGCATTTGCTAAACCAACCATCCATTTCCCTGGTCTACTTGCTAATGTGGCCACACTACAATGTGATCCCCTGTACAATGGAGAACTCCCCAAAGTGTTGGGATATCTTGGAAGGACCCACCTGCTCCCAGCAGACATTAAAAACTGTTTACCATGCACCAAGATCTTGGTTACAAAACCATTCCTCTAGAAAATGCAGATTCAGTAAGAAGAAACAGCTGCACTAACCTCTTCAATGTCTTGACCTGCTACatctggaataaaataaaaaaaacaacaaaaaaccagagATTTTACACATCAGCATTATTTTCTGATAGAGGCTGAGCTAAAGTCACAAACCCTTTATGCAAACCACAGTGAAACATACACCAGGTTTTTCCTACTCTGTCATACTGTGCGGCGGAGGAGGGGGCAGGAAATACATTATCTGAATTGCTTtttagtattttgcttttttgaaaaatgttactAAAATACCATGTAATCAGTCATTCAGCTGCTAACTGCACCTCAGACACATAACCCAATCTCCTGGAAGGCAGCCACTCCCGGGGAAGCGAGCTGCCATATCGGATCTGGAGCCACGTTCAACAGagattttaaagctgtattGACTTTTAAGGCTTTTAGGCTCCTGCACCTCTGAACAGTGAAAATGGCTGGTACCGCTAACAAGAGTGTActgtggagaaggagaaggagaccCCATGGTCAGCTTTATAGCCATCCTCAGCACGGCACAGCCCAGAGACTCTCCCAGAACAACTTCATCCTGGGCGAGATACAAAGAGACATCATGGAGTGATACAGAGCAGAACAGGCAGCGCCAGTCAGTAAGAGCGCAAAAATACCCACTGAAACCACAGGCTCTGGGCTTGAAGGTAATCAGTCCATCCTCTTTATATTTCTTCACTGCAAAGACTGCAGTCAGGCGCGTAGGTTGAGTCATAGCTGCGGGACAGGGCAACCCTGCGATGTCTCTAAGGGGGAGCCTGACACTCAAGGGTGGATTGAATGCAGATTTGCAGAATCTGGGTCACAACACTGTAGGACAAATACCCAGCATCTCGCATGGCAGTGGGGCAGCAGAGGTTCAGATGCGAGGCTGTACCTGCTGGGTCGGAGGGGTCACTGCCAGCTGTGATGCTGCTCAGGTGGCTCTGAGGAGGAGGGAACGTGGGGCAGG
This region includes:
- the LOC140657105 gene encoding serine protease inhibitor Kazal-type 6-like gives rise to the protein MKATGALVLLSLLLLSFFSDVAGQDIEEICREFVNRSVYCTRESNPHCGTDGITYGNKCAFCKAVLRSGGKIRLKHLGKC